The genome window ACTCTGTGAAGATAATCCTGCATTGAATCCATGTTCAGGTGATAAAGTTTGTCCAGGGTAATATTGTCCAGAAGTAGTTCCTGTAGAATGTCCAGAGAATGGAAGACCAGAGTGAGCTGTAGAAATATTTGTTGAAGTTGTCGTTTGTTGCTGTATATCCTGTCCAGAAATAGATGGTCCAGATTGTCCACCAGGATCAGTTTGCCCACTAGGTCCTGTTACAGTAGAAATATATGTAATACATATGTTATGAATTCCACCATTTAATTACTGTTTTTTATACTAATCACTACCTGATGGTGTTGCATCTAATGCACTGTTAAATCCATTGACATTTGATAGTGTAGATACTGTTGGGCTACTTTTGCCAGGTAAAGGTGGTGGAGGATAGTTTTGctgtatattaataaatatacaatgTAAGTTAATACACCAAGCAAATAACAGTGAATAATATTGATATTATTactgttatttaatttaattttaattacccCAGATGATGGTCTTTGTTGATCTCCCAAAGACATGTTTGTCATTTGATTAACTATACTGTTTTGACTTGTTAGAGGTGACACAATATGTGGACTATTTGTTGATAATTCATATTGAGTATTTactgaaaaatataatattataattgtaAAACAATAAAAgtgttttaataaataaaaataaaagtagtTTATTACCTTGTGGTTGTATATGATTCATATAATATGGGGCTGTAGGTTGATGCAAATTAGTAAGAGGAGGTCCTTGCATTGGTTTTTGAGATGTATATGCTTGTGAATTCATTGGGGGTCTCTTCACAACATTTGATGGAAGATTAGAATTTAATTCCTCATAAGGAGATGAAGTTGGAGGACCAGGATAATAGCCTGGTTGTTGTGCCTGTTGCTGCTGTTGTATATATTGGGGATTCATATTTTATTCTAAGGAAAAATGACAAAGAATTTCATTTTATCAATATTCATTATActtcattaattattttaacaaatgtcatttttctaataaaaattatttatttatataaaattactttaaaaaaTGAGGTATGACTGTATTTTAGTTTTCTAATATATAttagttttataattatatattaaagtttatattaattaaatacatacatttatgtatttatataaaaataatataaatgttaaagaaatagaatatatttacaatttgacatatttataaaataatattaagtaTACAATATTTCATATAGTGTTAACAGATTGTATATAGAATACAAGaaatttatacatatacatatatttaaccAAATGCATTCATTTATTGTAAATACTAAAAttgcataaaaataaaaaacaacaaGATGACTAGAAGGtttataaatttgtaatttgGAAACAGACGTTCAAAATATGCTACGTATTGACAGACGTAAGATAACCTATACAAAATTAACTTTATGATTAAAATGTGTTACATCAGATGCTGATTATGTGTAGAATTTATGCATTAGTTATTGGAAAACATTAATCCTATACTGTGAATAATCATTAAAAGTTGTTGCTTTACAATAGTAAAAGAGAACATAAGCCATTTTGCATACAGTAATACAAAAGAACAAACCACATGAACAAGAATTTTATAGAATACTCGTGAAATATCAATTACTTACGTTGTGTCGTTAAATATATTTGAATCATAACAAAAGTTAATATTGCCACAAATGTTTACAATAAAATGAAGAAAATGTATTTCACTGCAATAGTGACTGCTGCCGATGCCACGTAAGGTGGCATTGCGCATGCGCTTGATGCACGTTGACGAGACCACGTCATAATAAAAATTAGATCATTGTCAAAGGAAAATTTAAACGAAGACACGGATTTGTTTTGTTACAGTGTACATTTATTCCTTAAAAGAAGTTTATAAAAACTAAAATATTTACTTCACTGTAAGAGAAAGTATACGTTGTAACTTTACGGTTAATCAGTTGGTACCTTCATCACCGCATGGTTTAAAAGGACAGcattaatatttttactatTCTAATAATTAAAACTATATTTCAAGTTACATCATTTTTTATCGATGTCAATGCTAATTATTAAGTACAATACCTATTGTGTTTACTCAAGTATACTGTAAAAACAAAATGTCATTAAGAAAATAATCGAATTACGTAGatgtaatttgtaaaaaattaccTGTATCGTTAGTATACGATATAAATGAATTATGTAGACGAGCTTTATTATATCAAGGACGCCCCATAAAACGCTCAAAATCACATCAACCGCATATATTTTAATATCACAGTGCATGTAGATAACAATTATATGCAGACATATGTACGTTATGTACAGAATCGataaaattttgaattgaaATATATATGCTTCGTTTACGAGAAACACTGTTTTGCATAGATTTAATTGTAGCAGTTTTACTAATTTCACTCTGTAAACTGAACGTTAGTTTAAGTAATCTGTTTATATATACaggaatttataaataattttacgtaTTGAAAACTAACCAGTATCTACATCAGACGATTCACTAATCGAAATGGAACTCTTTCCATTCGTAATGGTATTTAAGATCGAGTTTATTTGTTCAaatctgaattttattttatttatcaatACTGCAAACGAACATATTACGATGGAATTGATAAAATCTGGTATTCGGTCTAACATCCACATAAAAACGTACATATAATTTCCAGCATTAATTATAAATCCATAATAATCCAATAAATTGGAAAGTATTATTACGAATATTATAGTTGTGATTTGGATGACATCGTTTTTCATGCACCATGCATGATCGATCTCCATGTTCAAGTATTTCACATTTTTATCAACGCTATCTATTTGCTCATGAATTGTTTTTATTTTGGTACTATAATATACACTTGAAATCATCATAACAGGTAATAAAATGATGTTCGTGTAGTATCGAATTTTTCGGATTTTGATGATAGAATTTATGCTACTCATAAGTTCCAGCATAGAAACTGCGTAATGGTTTACACACGCAAATAGGGCGTAATAAAATGTTAGCAATATAATTACATACAAGTAGTTCAGATAcggaattttgtaaaatttaatggGGTATAATCCTAAAAAGAAAAGGTGGAGTTTAGAAATACTTATTAGAAGTTCTTATTTACTAATTATATTTAACACGATGAGTATTTTAATGAATACGATTATCACGAAGAAAATTTTGTCACATGACGTATTACCTAAAAGTTTTATCACGCCGAAGAAAAATCGAGATTCTTCGTATATATTAGTGGGATGGAACCGCCCCATGATTATGGTTCTTCACTATGTGACTAACGAGATTCATAAAGTGTTTCATATTATATTACGTTCGTGTATACAATTTGTCAATAATTTCAAGTGCATGTTAGGTAATATtgcataattaattaaaaattttgttatcCAAGATTTAAAATCTGTTACAAGCACCAATATTTCTTGCTCAAACATATTGCTTCTaagcatatatatgtatatataaatgtGAATCGTAAACATTATCGATATATTTATGCATTTTTATGTTAATAATTGGTATGTATTTTCGGATTAATCGACCGGATATCCGGTCTTATATGGGGCCGGTTAAGTGGAAGTCTATATAGAGAGTACACGTTACAGGTTTGTAGAGAAGCAGTTTCTATTTTGTTGCTACATGGCGAAATCACgtttttccaaattttttattATGGCTTTTTATATGGATATTTATAACtgttatttatataatatacaTTATTGACATGGGGAGATTTGAAAGGTTAAAGGTCTCATATGAATTTTTTGTGAGtaaaacaataataatacgAATAGGTTTTTAGTAGGTGAAATGTAGAATttgttattgatttattaacttaattattATCTAAGTAATTAATATCTACAAGGAAAAATCACTAGTGTTAGTTAAGTACTTCTTTACGGAACGTTTGGAGTTATCAAACACTAGTGATTTTCCTTTGAAAACTCCATCCTAATGTTTCCATCGCAAAAGTTGTCAGCCATGGAGCCTATTATATTTAGAACCTGTGCTTCCATACATATATGCGTAGTGAATAAACGTTCATTTCGTATGTGGAGGCAGAACAAAGCAAAATGGTAATGTTAGGTTATAATTGAAAATCTGATACATTTCACGCCATCCTATTAGATgtagtaaaataatttatagaAAGTGAGACTATGAGCACTTATAAATTTTGTGATTTGTTTCAGTCGGCTCACAAAACGTTTATTATCAAGCGAAAGCTAGCTAAAAAGCTGAAGCAAAACAGGCCAATTCCCCAATGGGTCAGAATGCGCACTGGCAATACCATTCGGTAGGGATTATTATGACGTTTTATTTAAGTTACTTCTATTATTTCTGtccataaaatttatattattttcaaagAGTTCCTCTAATTGAAATTGTAAActgaatttcaaatttaatgGTTATTCGACCACAGTTcatataattttgtttctttcaggTACAATGCAAAGAGGCGTCATTGGAGAAGAACGAAATTGAAgctgtaaattaattttaatttatgtttGCTTCAATTTTGCATTAATGTATATTAAGTATTCAtccttaaataaatttaaaccttAATATGCAAACTTGTTTTTAACTGTTCTAAGTATTACTGTATGACCAACTTTGTTACCAATTGTGGCATATGTTATTACGATTTAGTACATCTAGTTAAATATAGCTGAatctattttttttaaacaaaacaaaaGTAACAGAATAAATCTTGCATGTTAATGATTAAGATTTTTGGTTTATTTTTATACATGTTATAGATTATAGCGAATTGTGCACTTTACGACGACGCATTTTATCCATCCAATCTTGTAGTAATTCTTCACCATCTTTAGGTGCTGATGCATAATAATGTTTTGGTGGTTTTCCTTCTTCTAAACGCACGTAATAATGACAATATTTATAACGTACTTCTCCAACACGACCTTTGGCATGACGACGTACTCCTTTAATTATTTTACCTTTTGTTGCAAATGATTCGGctagaaaaaaaatataaatatacagtTATGGAAACATTTAATATGGTTATTAATATACTTACCAACCCATAAGTTACTCTTAAATTCAATATTATGTTCTTCTACAGCCATCTGTTGTGCCTCTAATATAATTTCTTTTACAATAGCTGCACCTTTTTTGGTCATAAAACTTAATTGTTTAACAGCTTCATCTACAGTCATACCTCTCACAAAGCAAGCAATATACCAtagttttagttgactgtactTTATGTCCTTCTTCATGTGACATACAtactgataaatatgcaaaagtattattatttataggGCCATAATGAATAGAGGAAAAGGTATAATAGttcttataataataaatactcACACCAGGTCGTTTTTCTTCACCTTCTTTTTGTGGAGGAAAAATAACTTCATTATATTTAAGAAATTTGCactgtttttcttttgtttttccCTGATCTAGTATAGGAGATCCATGTATATTAGAACATGGAATAGCGTACAATGATTGTAATATATTAGGTGAACAATTTAAGTTATTTACACTAAATGGTTTACTTAATGCAAAACGTACATATTGTTTTATACACtgcattttctgtaaaaaacatACATTAAATCAAATATAATGGGATtagataataatatatttataaaattgatAGATTAATACAAATTGTACGGATTGTGATAAGAATTTGAGATTCGGAAAActagtaaatattaaaatataaccTTTAcattaaaagataatattaatgttACACACGATCTATACAATTAAACatattaaatatatacatacttatatttatttaaagctcttcataaatatttgaaaattttatcaaattacTGTTTATCAATATTACACTGTAAAAGACGAATATTTATATACAAACAGATGTATAGTACGCCACATTGATAGTATGTACTGTATTGAAAAAGGCTAGATTCCGACATATCCTATCGGACGAGCTATTAACACGAACAAATTGTCATATTTTTCATCTAAATATATAAACtataatttgttaataaaaaataattgtattttattacatgaaaaaattccttactagtattttaattatttttctatacGCAGTTGCATATTCTGTTATAGTTAGGAAAAGCAAAGTcatattaatttgtatttttaatagATATGATTACATTTGAGCAGTGGCATTAATCAAGTTACAAATACTGCATGGAAAAATGAcagaaaacaaatttcttttttatttagttCAATGAAAATACGCTCACGTCGCTGTAAAATGTTTTACGAAAGTCTGAACAGTTTCCTGTCTACTATAGTTATCTTTTATTCGCCAGAACGAATTTGAAATGCACGTAACGGTTACAAATTTGTTCCCTCGCATAAAGTCGTAATCCTGCCTCTAAATGttttatttcttgttattttcttttatagaaAAGTATACTTACTGTAGATTTCATTAATTATCATACGTCAAACAAACTGAAAGTAAGTATTTACAATGCTTTAATGCAATTATACAATATTTGTAttcttgtacagggtgttcacgcTGATCTCTATTTTGTTTACAACTTAATTCATTGTACTCGTTTTAAACAGACACTACGAGTACGATAGCAGTAataataagaaataatttttattataacgttttttttatttcagatgAATGAAGATACAGTTCGTGTTGCTGTGCGCATCCGTCCATTAGTAAAAACTGAAATTCAAAAGGGATGTCAAACATGCTTAAATGTTGTCCCTGGTGAACCACAAGTAATTATACGTAATACAGATAAAGCTTTTACATTTAATTATGTCTTTCCTTCTGATGTTGGCCAAGAAAACTTTTATGATACAGCTATTAAAGATATGGTAAAGAATATTTTTCAGGGTAAGATTATAGGAAAATGTCTAATTGTATCAAGTagtgtaattaaattttttaataagattcataatacaattatttatttttttgtaggCTACAATGTAACTATATTAGCTTATGGTCAAACAGGAAGTGGTAAAACCCATTCAATGGGCACGAATTATGATGAAACAGAAGATATGGGTGTTATACCACGAGCAGTACATGATATATTTGATATAATTTCATTGAAAGAAAATTGGAGTTTCAGAGTAACAGTTTCATTTATGGAACTATATCAAGAACAATTGTATGATCTTTTAACTGACAAAGAACGTAGTCAGTCTATTGTTGATATTAGAGATGATGGAAAACATATAAAAGTTGCTGGAATTGTAGAGAAGGAAGTGACAAATACAAGAGAAACATTGCAATGCTTAATGCAAGGATCTCTAGGCCGTGCAACTGGTGCTACAGCAATGAATGCTCAGAGTAGTCGTAGTCATGCAATATTTACATTATGTATATATCAATGCAAAAAAGATGATCCGTGAGTTTTTTATTCAATGACTGCAAAGTAATATTACAATTATGGTTATATATTTATGAAATACTTTAAAGATATATTTTTCCTCTTCAATATATGTCAGTAATACAGCAACAACAGCCAAGTTCCATCTAGTAGATTTAGCTGGGTCTGAACGTAGTAAAAAAACACAAGCAACTGGTGAAAGATTTAAGGAAGGTGTCAATATAAATAAAGGACTGTTAGCATTAGGAAATGTTATATCTCAATTAGGTGATGCTAGCCCTACATCTTACATTGGTTATCGAGATAGCAAACTTACGCGATTATTACAAGATTCTCTTGGAGGCAATTCCATGACACTTATGATAGCATGTGTCAGTCCAGCAGGTGTTTATGAAAACGAAGTATAAATATTACTACTTTTAATAatagtttttaaaataattcatgCTATTTATGAAATGTTTGCAGATTATAATTTAGATGAAACTCTAAGTACACTGCGTTACGCAGATCGAGcacggaaaataaaaaataaacctgTGATAAATCAAGATCCACAAGTTTTAGAAATTAATAGGTTGAATAAATTGGTACAAGAATTGAAACTTGCTTTGGTAGGTCAAGAAATCGGAATGTCTTGTCCGCTTGAGCATAAACAGCTTGAAGAAAATAATAAGTGTTTGCGACAAAAAATAAGAGATTTAACAGAAAAACTACATGCAAATTTGATAGAAGTCGTAGTTATGCACGAAAGAGCCGAATTAGCGGAACAAGCTAGAGAAAAAATTCAGACAGATATGctgaaaatattagaaaactGTAAAGAACTTTTagataattttgataaaaatccAGATACACATATCGAGCATCGTACAAAATTAGAAGCTATATATGTACAAATTCTTGGTAAGTAACGTAACTCAGTATagcttaaaataaaatttgtacaggccaaatatatttttttttactttttcaaaTAGATATACAGAAAGATCAGGAAAAAACATCGGAGGAGCTTATAAATTGTGGAATATCTGTTACTTCAAAAACATTTACAATGGACAGTGATGAGGACTCGAAACATACATCTGTAAATGATACAAGTTCTGAAAATCCAGACAGTTTAGACGATTTCGATAAAAAACACGAAGAGCATACTTTGCTTCAAGTCAAAAGAAATAATGAGGTACAAAACATAAATAAAGAACTGGCTATTAAGGAAAGTCTTATGTGCCAGTTGTTAAAAGACTCTTCTCAAATGATGGATTATTCTAAAGAAAGACTAGAAATGGAACAAGAAATAAAAACGCTTCAAACAGAAAGGGATGAACTTGTGCAAGCGCTGCAAAGTGTTCAAGCAAATAGTGTTAGCTCAAAGTAAGTCTATTTATTATTCTTTAAATTTTCCAAAGTGATTGATTTATATTTCATCTCCGAATATGGTATTTTGAGATAATATATGAGTTGTTATgtaatttaaattgtatatttacAGACTGGCAGAAAGTCGGCGGAAAAAAGTACAAGAGTTAGAAAAAAAAATAGGGGAATTGAGACGCAAAGTTTCCGAGCAAGATAGAATAGTAAAAATCAAAGAGAAACAagatcaacaaataaaaaatttatcaaatggAATGCAATTGTTAAAGAAAACTAGGgtacaattaattaaacaaatGCGTATTGAATCTGATAAATTTGCAAAATGGAAGGAATCTAAGGAGAAAGAACTGAATAGATTAAAAGATCAGAATTTAAAGAAAACTAATGAAATGACTCGTTTAAAAATGTGGCATAGTAAACAGGAAACGGtgtttaaaagaaaaatggaaGAAGCTTTTGCTGTCAACAAAAGATTGAAGGTAGtaaattataaacaaattattattttaatgacttagaattaatttcttttttcttgTAGGAAGCTCTCGATTTACAGAAAAAAGCAGCGATAAGAAGGGAAAATATGAACAATAAATCAAATAAGATTAAAAATTGGCTCATTCAAGAGTTGCACATATTGGAGAGTACTGTTGATGCTGAATACTCACTAGAAAATTTAATGCAGGATAGAGCATCGTTGACACGTGTGCTAGATAAATTGCGAAATAGTAGTGATACAAATGAGGAAAAGATTTCCGAAATTATTGAATTTCTAGATTTGCGTAATACACAAATTACTGATCTTCAACAGAAAATTGTTGAATCAGATCAAGGTAAGAGTATCTCATATGAAACATATCACTTAAGTGTTAATATAATAAGTTGATATTCTCTGTCAATTAATTGATTATTCGTGCCCATAAATATATATCTGTacatgtatttatttatttagaaaatagAAAACATTCGAGATGGCAACAGATACATACAATAGATGATGCAAAAACTGctcttaaaatattatttaaacataCAGCAGAAAATAGGAGAAAACAATGCGTAAAGGAATTTGAGTACAAGGATCTTTTGGTTTGCTATTTAAATTATGTTTGATTTATATTAATCTTAAACTTTAAGCCTTGCAATGTATTTAATACTAAACGCAATTTTAGGAAAAGTATGAAGAAATACGAGCGAAGGGGACGGAAACATGCGCTTCACAACAGTTCACAATTGCAAATACAAATTGCATTAAGCAACTTGAAAACGAGGAAATCGACAAATTAAAAGAGGAATTGAAACATTACAAAGAAAAATGCCAACATCTAGAACTCACGGTTAAATAGGCTTCTTTAATTACATTAACAGTACTTGTACCGAAAATTTTATGTACTTTCTTTTTGCTCTTACAGGTTTTAAGTGAAATCAAGGATACGAATACAGTAGTGAAACCTAAAGCCAAACGGCAAACGATGAGAGTTACAGAATTAATTGATGAAAATACGTATCCTCTGTCAGATGACAGTATTATTGATGATCCTGATAAAGATCCAGATTGGGTACACACACCATTTTATAATCGCATTCAAAAACTTCAGGTAAttaataagaaataaataaacattaacAGATACGATTTTACATTATAAAGAACAGATAGCACGATCTTGAGATTATTTATTTCTAGAATACAATCAGAAACACTTCGCTTGATCACACGATACGAAAACGATCGGTGGAAGGGGATATAAAATGTGGTTGTAAAACAAAATGTTCTACACGTATTTGCTTATGTTTTAAGAATAAAATTGCTTGTTCCAATTGTAGTTGTAATACAGAAAATTGTCAAAACAAAGATAAAAGTAATGTAAGTTGATAATTAACatcaataataaatttttaatattagcactatttttaatcaaatattCTTTCAGATTAATCGGACTTTGCTCTTACAGTATAATGAAGACAAAGAAACCAATGAATCAATAAAAAAACAAAGGTATATTTAAACAATACTTTTATAGTCTCTTGTGTTAAAGATTTTAAATGtcttaattttttttcaaatagaCTGGTGGAGTAACAACAGTACAGAAgcacaaatttaattataaatagttaattttttatataaaaataatgttATTTCAAGCGATTTTGTAGTGTAACTCATTTTACGTTACTTCCCTTTAATGTAGTTTATAAAACATGGCGGTCAActtattttataaaaacattttatatttaactgtGCTAGATTATTAACACATTGTTGCTATTAATTGTATATAAAATGAACAACTGTTATTACATATTTCGTAAGTACTCGAAGTAATAAGCAATTTTATGCTTTATTTCATTTAGAAATTTAATCACTTCATGCTGTTGTAGGTTAagttcattttatttatttatttttcagaaCCGATTATTTAAGTATATGtcaaaaaaaataaatgagTAACAAAAAAGATATGAACACGTAACAATTTTTTTCGACAAATTTgtacattttttattataaaaatttaactgAAACTTACCTACTAGAAATACCGGTACGATATCGATATCGACGATATCTCGAAATATTTCGATATTCAACCTGTAATTTAAGACTCTCTAGTTTAGCACGATTCAACTTGCGAGAATTGACTGTTTATCGTAGCCTTCTGGTGGCGAGTCTAAATGATGTTGGTGTGTCATGACGCTTTGTGACTTAAAAATACAAG of Colletes latitarsis isolate SP2378_abdomen chromosome 3, iyColLati1, whole genome shotgun sequence contains these proteins:
- the LOC143340653 gene encoding uncharacterized protein LOC143340653, yielding MGRFHPTNIYEESRFFFGVIKLLGLYPIKFYKIPYLNYLYVIILLTFYYALFACVNHYAVSMLELMSSINSIIKIRKIRYYTNIILLPVMMISSVYYSTKIKTIHEQIDSVDKNVKYLNMEIDHAWCMKNDVIQITTIIFVIILSNLLDYYGFIINAGNYMYVFMWMLDRIPDFINSIVICSFAVLINKIKFRFEQINSILNTITNGKSSISISESSDVDTVYRVKLVKLLQLNLCKTVFLVNEAYIFQFKILSILYITYICLHIIVIYMHCDIKIYAVDVILSVLWGVLDIIKLVYIIHLYRILTIQYT
- the Rpl39 gene encoding ribosomal protein L39, which produces MSAHKTFIIKRKLAKKLKQNRPIPQWVRMRTGNTIRYNAKRRHWRRTKLKL
- the Mrpl22 gene encoding mitochondrial ribosomal protein L22 isoform X2, which codes for MQCIKQYVRFALSKPFSVNNLNCSPNILQSLYAIPCSNIHGSPILDQGKTKEKQCKFLKYNEVIFPPQKEGEEKRPGYVCHMKKDIKYSQLKLWYIACFVRGMTVDEAVKQLSFMTKKGAAIVKEIILEAQQMAVEEHNIEFKSNLWVAESFATKGKIIKGVRRHAKGRVGEVRYKYCHYYVRLEEGKPPKHYYASAPKDGEELLQDWMDKMRRRKVHNSL
- the Mrpl22 gene encoding mitochondrial ribosomal protein L22 isoform X1, coding for MKSTKMQCIKQYVRFALSKPFSVNNLNCSPNILQSLYAIPCSNIHGSPILDQGKTKEKQCKFLKYNEVIFPPQKEGEEKRPGYVCHMKKDIKYSQLKLWYIACFVRGMTVDEAVKQLSFMTKKGAAIVKEIILEAQQMAVEEHNIEFKSNLWVAESFATKGKIIKGVRRHAKGRVGEVRYKYCHYYVRLEEGKPPKHYYASAPKDGEELLQDWMDKMRRRKVHNSL
- the Klp3a gene encoding kinesin-like protein 3A, with the protein product MNEDTVRVAVRIRPLVKTEIQKGCQTCLNVVPGEPQVIIRNTDKAFTFNYVFPSDVGQENFYDTAIKDMVKNIFQGYNVTILAYGQTGSGKTHSMGTNYDETEDMGVIPRAVHDIFDIISLKENWSFRVTVSFMELYQEQLYDLLTDKERSQSIVDIRDDGKHIKVAGIVEKEVTNTRETLQCLMQGSLGRATGATAMNAQSSRSHAIFTLCIYQCKKDDPNTATTAKFHLVDLAGSERSKKTQATGERFKEGVNINKGLLALGNVISQLGDASPTSYIGYRDSKLTRLLQDSLGGNSMTLMIACVSPADYNLDETLSTLRYADRARKIKNKPVINQDPQVLEINRLNKLVQELKLALVGQEIGMSCPLEHKQLEENNKCLRQKIRDLTEKLHANLIEVVVMHERAELAEQAREKIQTDMLKILENCKELLDNFDKNPDTHIEHRTKLEAIYVQILDIQKDQEKTSEELINCGISVTSKTFTMDSDEDSKHTSVNDTSSENPDSLDDFDKKHEEHTLLQVKRNNEVQNINKELAIKESLMCQLLKDSSQMMDYSKERLEMEQEIKTLQTERDELVQALQSVQANSVSSKLAESRRKKVQELEKKIGELRRKVSEQDRIVKIKEKQDQQIKNLSNGMQLLKKTRVQLIKQMRIESDKFAKWKESKEKELNRLKDQNLKKTNEMTRLKMWHSKQETVFKRKMEEAFAVNKRLKEALDLQKKAAIRRENMNNKSNKIKNWLIQELHILESTVDAEYSLENLMQDRASLTRVLDKLRNSSDTNEEKISEIIEFLDLRNTQITDLQQKIVESDQENRKHSRWQQIHTIDDAKTALKILFKHTAENRRKQCVKEFEYKDLLEKYEEIRAKGTETCASQQFTIANTNCIKQLENEEIDKLKEELKHYKEKCQHLELTVLSEIKDTNTVVKPKAKRQTMRVTELIDENTYPLSDDSIIDDPDKDPDWVHTPFYNRIQKLQNTIRNTSLDHTIRKRSVEGDIKCGCKTKCSTRICLCFKNKIACSNCSCNTENCQNKDKSNINRTLLLQYNEDKETNESIKKQRLVE